One window of Candidatus Endomicrobium procryptotermitis genomic DNA carries:
- a CDS encoding histidinol phosphate phosphatase domain-containing protein: protein MIDLHTHTLFSDGVLLPSELVYRAKYKGYKAIALTDHVDFSNMDFVIPRIIKVAKVLTNNYGILVLPGVEITYVPPKLIKEAADECRKLGSKIIVVHGETIAETVPPETNIYALEARIDILAHPGHITKKEAETAAENNIKLEISTRKGHNATNREVAQIGIAAGAKLVLNTDSHTPENILTPEMIAKTLLESGLPENYYEIMQKNAVEIISKY from the coding sequence ATGATAGATTTGCATACTCATACATTATTTTCTGATGGAGTTTTGCTTCCTTCGGAACTTGTTTACAGAGCAAAATATAAAGGTTACAAAGCGATAGCTCTCACTGATCATGTCGATTTTTCAAATATGGACTTTGTAATACCAAGAATAATAAAGGTTGCTAAAGTTCTTACCAACAATTACGGAATTCTTGTATTGCCGGGAGTGGAAATAACTTATGTTCCTCCTAAACTTATTAAAGAAGCGGCGGACGAATGCAGAAAACTCGGGTCAAAAATTATTGTCGTTCATGGAGAAACGATCGCTGAAACCGTTCCTCCTGAGACAAATATTTATGCTTTAGAAGCGAGAATAGACATCCTTGCGCATCCCGGACATATAACTAAAAAAGAAGCGGAAACCGCAGCTGAAAATAACATAAAACTTGAAATTAGTACGCGTAAAGGTCATAATGCCACAAATAGAGAAGTGGCGCAAATAGGCATTGCAGCGGGAGCTAAACTTGTTTTAAATACAGATTCTCACACTCCCGAAAATATTTTGACGCCTGAGATGATTGCAAAAACTCTTCTAGAGTCAGGTTTACCAGAAAATTATTATGAAATAATGCAGAAGAATGCGGTGGAAATAATATCGAAATATTAA